Genomic window (Takifugu rubripes chromosome 1, fTakRub1.2, whole genome shotgun sequence):
ATATAGCTGAAAATCACTTGCAGCATCCCTGTGTCTCCTGCAAGTGTGCATTTATACCTTGGATCAATTACAGATGTATGGAAGACATATCAGGTGTTAACTAATACTTTACAAATGTAGGATAGAGCCCCTTGCTCGACCTTTGATTTAAATCAAAGTGACAGTGAGACTGGGGTTCACCTAAGCACACACCCCTACCGCCAATAAACCAAACAGGCAGTTATTGATCCAGACCTTCAACCTCCACTGGAAGTCCCAGAggttgaaaatgcaatattaatGGTTTGGGGGCAgttggtgtgtgcatgtgcgtgtttaTTTGGGTGAGCATGTGCACGTGGTTGACAGCAGGCATCCACCCTCATAGCTCATACAAGGTGACTCCATTAACCAGCTTGGTGGAAGCAGCCATTAGTTTATGGTAGCGAGGCTCACAGGTCAGGGGGGAGTATAGAGGTCAAAGATTGCCATCCCCAAAAGCATTCCAATCACCCTGCTGAAGTGATTGCATACACCTCAGAAAAGCTACCAACCTGCCTTCAAATTTAGCTCGTATGAACGCTCCTTTTTCTCACCATCTTTAAAATGGCTTTTTGACCCTGCAAACAGCTTGATGACCTGTGCTTATATTGTATACAGATCCACAATTGGGAAATGTAATCATTGCCCTTATCAATAGCCACGCAGAACCACTAAAGACACTGTTACTGCGATGGTCAGCTAGCCCTGGGAAAAATTGAAACGTTAACTTATTGTAACTGTCTCAGGGGGTACCGAAATCCCGAAGAAAGTAATATTATTAAAGGCTGGAGTTTATGCGATTTCAAGGCTGCTTTAGTTACAGTATGAGGAGCCAGCTTTGTTTTGGGTGATACCGATACTACCGTAGTATGAGTCAGCAAAATCTACTGAACAGATGGATCTGATATTCCAGCTAGAAGCAACATTGTTTTGTGTGGTGAGAATACAAATAACCTGCAAAAGGTGAACTCAAACACAATTTTCAGAATAAAGGTTTTAGTTATAATTTCCATCAAAATTTCAAATACAAAGTTCTTAGAGAAAACATCCCAACAACAGTGATCTTATAAATTAGATTATACAGCTGCATGTAAGTACCATTCATGGAAAAAGAGTCACAGATGCTGGTTTTGCCTGTATAGCACATTGTAAGCTTGTATTGGCCACATAAATATAAAGCTTACAGACAAGGAGCATACAGTGAAATAGCTGAAGATAAACCGTATGAATATGATAATGTCTCCATATTTTGACTTTATATCAATAAAAACATGTTCTGGGTTTTTATTCCACAATTTCTACTCATTTGCCAGTTTTACTTTAGGCACGTGtcttttttgcacattttctggGGTAATTTTGAGTTTAAAGTTGGTGCTGTTGCTACAAGGGTCTTCCTGGGATCCAGGTTGCCATGTTTTAAAGTCAATACCCAATGTGTGTTAGTGAGATGTGCTCTTGTTGCTGAGGCAGCAAATGCTTGTAGGGACTCTCCCAGAGATTCAAGCGAGTGGCTCTGCTGTTAATTTGGCTGGTGAAATGAAGTAAAGGTGAATTGTGGTCTGTACATTTTTGTATAGTTTCTGTTTGAGCTTTGGTGAGTAGCTGTTCAGTCCCAGCCAAAATCCTGGCCAGTCATTTGGTAAAACTTGAGATTGAAAGGTCTGTAGAAGTCTCTGAGCCTGAGCAGGACCTCAGAGGGGATCTGGGGATGGGGCCTACCCTTTGACTTCCCCAGGCACCGTGGCCTGCTGCTCCCCTCAGGCTTCTTCAGGCAAGGGAAGCCTTTGGTCTGATTAAAGTAGAAGTGCTTGTCAGTGACCACACGCTTGAGTCCGAGGAAGTCCTGAACCCGGCCCATCTCCCCTGCTGGATCCGTCACAAGGCGCTCGCCGCTGACAAAAAGGAGGCGTGGCAGCGGGAAAAAGTGTAGCCAGTTTTCCAGGTGCTTGGCATAGATGCCAATGCGCACCGCGCTCCAAGACGTGTCAATCAGGCCTGTGCTGGAGTTATGAAACACCAGGTTCTGAAAGGATGGGAGCCCAGGAGACTTGGTTAGAGTCTGTGTATAATCGGAAACGGCCCGTGTCACAGGGTCCCGCACCACCACGATCAGCTTGGTGCGACGGCTCATGGAGTAGACACGGCGAGGAGCTTCTTTGGTGATGAAGTAGCTGGGGGTCTTCTCCATGGTGATCTGACCCTCCAGTGTGCGGGGCATCAGATTCCTACATGGAAGCAGAAACCATTTTAATAGCAAAAACAATGCCGACATCTATTCTATAATATTGACATATTATCTCAGAAAGCATGAGACATGTTCTTTTGATGATATCTCCCTTGGCTTGAAGgcttttatgattttattttattttttgtaattaGTGGGCTAAATCCATGATTAAAGGGAGATAAACATGATGCTGGCAGCTGCTATTGATGGAGAGAGTGTGTTAGCGCAGACTGGGAGGCAGTCAGTGGCTACTGTAGGAAAACCACATGCTTATAATaacctcaaaaaagaaaagtaatttcCTCTCATCCATTGCCTCTAACCAGGCTCATAGCAGCcttgactctgctgctgtcataAAAAAAAGGTACAGTCACATTACTGTATTACAGTGGGATAGTATTGTTTTTAGTTTAATCGTTAAactgtttttctcttcttacacttaataaaaaaatgaaatgaattacATATTATGTTCACAGATATTCCCAGACTTCCAGAGGTCAACTGAGTCCTCAAAGCTTCATTTGCTTCCGAATCTACGTTTTCTGGCCAAACCTGCACAGACGcagttgtttttaatcatttaattcAACTCAAACGAGCAAAAACAGAGCTCCTATGAAATTCTCTGTGTGCTCCCACATTTTTTAAGAGCTGCGTTGAGAGAAAAACTGCACTGGAGCCTTGTAATTATCCCTACTAGGTTATAAATTTAGCAGTTTTTACAGAATTTGCAATAAATGTATTGCATTatgcaaaagaaaacagttcttttttctccactgacGCCATAATGGTTTCATTGAGCCAGCACATACAATGTAAATCTTTACTTTTTCCTACTTTAATATGTCAACATGTCATCTTTGGAAAAGGTTTATTACCGACAAATGGGGTAGGAGATCAGGAATACATTGATAATCTGAaagatggtaaaaaaaaatccctgggATAGCCAAATTTAAGTAATCTGGGAACATTTATAGCCTTGTGAGTGCCAGCGTGAAGAGAAGATACCACCAATGAATCTGGAGAGCTGTGCTGCCGAAGCAGATAGAAATGAGATCTGACATGCCAGAAATAACAACCAACTAACATCTACGGGAATCCTTCTTTAATTTATCATCCATCAAACTCATACAGTGTCCAACAGGATGCTGCAACCACAGGTTAGTCAAATATAATCTTATGGTAGCCATATGTGCTCACATTCTGTCCTTATTGCCTTTGGCCTCAGTATTGTAACCAGTTGTGGTTGAGGTAATTTTGGCACAGTTTGCCTTTTTAAACGAGCGAGCTGCCCTCTTCCACGCGATCGCTTCCCTTACTTAGATGACTCACAAACTGAGGAGACATAGCAGTACCTTAAAAAGCTTAAAGAGCCCAGACCAGAGTCTACGTTTGATTGAGCAACCATATAATGTGCAAGAGCAGATTGTATATAAAATCAGAGGAAATGGGCGGGAAGGAAAACCTATTTGTCTCATATTATCCTTGATGTCATTGAAATGCTAAAACGGAGCTAAAATGGAGTTCAGTGACTTCTGCGTTTAATAGAACATCCTGCCaattttcctttctttaaacaaaatgaataaataagaaTCAGCTCCTTTGGTTGGGCTCAAAGACGGTCAACACTCAGGATGAGAGATTGTTGTAGAAATCTAAGCAGCGAGGAACGCTGTGACTGCGAGTGGTCCCTCCGGCTAATTTCCATTTTTACCCCTCAGACCCAGCAGCCATGAGCTGGAGGTTTGGGTCCATCAATGTGGTTGGTCTGTAAAAAGAGCCCTGGTGTGTGGTGATGGAGGTCTGCgatccaacacacagacactcaggGTACCACCTATTACACTACTTACAGTATTAATAAGGTTTCATATTAGTTGTATCTCTTTTATGATAGATTAATGACTTTTTCTTGAGaaatccatcttttttttccatcagtATTTCCCTTATTTTAGAAGTTTGTAAGTTGCATCTATGAAACGGTATGAAAATGCTGCACAATAAATACGTAAcacgtttatttattttttaaactcaggcagcaaaaataaataataaatcgtGTCAGCTCTGTTTGGTGTTTCACAAGTGTATCTGTATCCGTCTAATGGAAGCCTGGAGTGGTCAGTTTGAGGCTGAGTGAGACTTTGATTGACATGTTTACATTTTGGGGCAATTGCCTGCAATTACAGAAGAGCCAGGCTGTGCAAAACACAGGAGGAGGCCACACAACAAAGAAGAAGGACAGAGAAAGAGCAGGCGAGCAGAGCTTTTTACTCTTAATCTGATGCCAGATGCTGAGAGTGTGGCTGACTTTTCAGCACTGGAGCAACTGTGTACcgatgtttgttttcatcacaCCTTTACCATTAGCATCTGTAGCAGGAATGCTTCATGCAGATTAGCATTTATCTCGGCATGCAAAACGTGTCCAGATGCTCTCAAATGCTCGCCTTTGGCGGCGCCCTGCATGGGTGGCCTTTATTagggccctttttaaaaaagggctATGGCCAAATAGGCTACTGTTTATGGCTGCTGGAATGAGCTGTGTAGGACAGAGCAACATgacactatctatctatctatctatctatctatctatctatctgcctgcctgcctgcctgcctgcctgcctgcctgcctgcctgcctgcctgcctgcctgcctgcctgcctgcctgcctgcctgcctgcctgcctgcctgcctgcctgcctgcctgcctgcctgcctgcctgcctgcctgcctgcctgcctgcctgcctgcctgcctgcctgcctgcctgcctgcctgcctgcctgcctgcctgcctgcctgcctgcctgcctgcctgcctgcctgcctgcctgcctgcctgcctgcctgcctgcctgcctgcctgcctgcctgcctgcctgcctgcctgcctgcctgcctgcctgcctgcctgcctgcctgcctgcctgcctgcctgcctgcctgcctgcctgcctgcctgcctgcctgcctgcctgcctgcctgcctgcctgcctgcctgcctgcctgcctgcctgcctgcctgcctgcctgcctgcctgcctgcctgcctgcctgccctgAGCCACTATTGTCACTTTTACAGTAGGCTATTGTTTGTTGGGATACACCacccatctttttttctttctgtattttGTACCctgtttcacaaacacacacacacacacacagacacacacacacatacagacacacacacagggagccACATCTGGGAGCAATGATGTTCTCAGTGTTTgatgagtgtgtatgtgtgtgttcagagatgAAGGAAGTGTTTTCCTGCGGGGAAGTCCCCGCCTGCTCCCGCTCGTCTCTGATCCACACTGGCTCTGCTGGTCCAGACCCCCTGGACCCTCTTAATTCCCACTAACCTGCACTCTTTCACATTAAAGTTCAGCAGCAGAGGTTTGTGATTGGGCAAAAGCCAATCAGGTATAAACATCAGGTTTGCAACACATCCTCATATATAGATGCGACACTCTGACACGTTAGAAAGTTTTGACAGCATTTCTAAGAAGGAATTTcaaaacacacatctgtgagCCGCAGCAGAACGAAGGCAGATTAAGTGCGTCTGCCTGTGTCCGCGGCGTAGAGGCTTAGGTTTGTCATTACTGACAGCAAATACAGGGCTGAGGACCGCCTGTGGGCTGATTAGAAGACTTGAAGCCCAATAAAACAGAAACTCAATGTAACTTGTCTGTTGGGCCGCTCCATTAGCTTTTTGTTAAAGTCAATCTAACCGTTCGTCTTGAACATCTGTCGTCTTGCCCTTTTTCAGGGCAAGTAGAGGAAGATTTTTAAGACTGGTTTGAATTACCATTTAAATTTCATCCCATGGTTTCTTTTTAGAGGGAATATAATATTTCAAAGACAGTGGCTTTAGACACCATTCCGTATCAAAGAAACACACTGCTCCCACCTCAAATCTGATTATTTGAGCCTGTTTGATAGACTATAACACTCTCTGAAGGTTGCCCTTTTTTACAGAGGAGGTTTGCATCGCTGGGGTAGGTCGGTAGGAAAGAGCTGTAGAATGTGTCTAGCTGTGGGGAAAAATCAAGATGTAGCAGTAAAGGCAACGCGAGGCCGAGCAAATCAGAGGTGGTCAGAGTTTCCTCTGCGAAAAGAAGCCTAATACCACAGAAAGATGTGACCTTATTCATGACAGTGATGTCACTCTGTGGGAATCAAATGTGTTGTGGAAAAGGTTAATGTGTTCACGCTTTGtattcatttgaatttaaagAAGTTAGCATCAACAAATTTCAAGTCAAGCGCACTGTGAAGTTCACGACAGCGTCATTATTTCCACTGCTTGCACAACCATAAAAGCACCAGTCAGCGCCGCACTGGCACATTGTTGTCGCCGGGAAAATAATAACAGGTAGGTCAAAAACAATGTCACCAACCAACTGCTAAACACAGGAAGAAAATAAGACAAAGATGCAGCGATT
Coding sequences:
- the LOC101064528 gene encoding heparan sulfate glucosamine 3-O-sulfotransferase 6, encoding MGCSKWRAAFNFGHLKAQSKLSVFFTMILLFTYLFYCLSGYCDSAPRPVYVQQTSFQSKFLLSDGPEASSQQPDARNASRVSFVREQMPDLSPSNMSIANNFGSKKFPQAIIIGVKKGGTRALLEFLRIHPDVRAVGTEPHFFDRFYDKGLEWYRNLMPRTLEGQITMEKTPSYFITKEAPRRVYSMSRRTKLIVVVRDPVTRAVSDYTQTLTKSPGLPSFQNLVFHNSSTGLIDTSWSAVRIGIYAKHLENWLHFFPLPRLLFVSGERLVTDPAGEMGRVQDFLGLKRVVTDKHFYFNQTKGFPCLKKPEGSSRPRCLGKSKGRPHPQIPSEVLLRLRDFYRPFNLKFYQMTGQDFGWD